The DNA sequence GCACCATATAAACTACATGGTTATGGGGGCATCTGTTCTATTAGCCGTTCTTGGTATTGCGGCGGCATGGTTAAAATATGGAACAACGCTTCTGCCATCGGGCGTTATTACCAAAGATAATCCGATTTACAAGTTGCTGGTCAATAAATATTACATGGATGAGCTTTACTACTACACTTTAATTGTTCCGACCCATGCAATCGCAAAAGCGGTTCTTGCTTTCGATCAGAAGGTCGTCGACGGCATCGTAAATGGCGTTGCCTGGGTGACCGCGAGGCTGGGTTGGACTTTAAGGCGGGTTCAGACCGGCTATGTGCAGAACTATGCGTTGCTTATGATAATCGGATTGGTAGTTTTGATAATTTGGTCATTTAGATATCTGGGTTTGCATTAAGGGTGTGAAGGAATGAGTTACCCAATACTTTCAATAATCATACTGCTGCCGATAGCGGGAGCTCTACTGCTGCAATTTATACCACGCAGGCAGGCTAATCTCATTCGCACGGTTGCACTGCTAGTTACGCTTATCGACCTTGCTTTTGGGACTGTGCTTTTAGCCAATTACAAGGCCGGGCAGGCGACAATGCAGTTTGTTGAGAAACTCGCATGGGTGCCCAAAGCAGGTATATCTTACTTTGTTGGGCTTGACGGTATCAGCATGCCTTTATTTGAGCTGACTTTGCTTCTTATGGTAGTGTCGGTTCTAGCCTCCTGGTCAATCAAGGAGAGGGTAAGAGAGCACTACAGCTTAATGCTTCTTCTTGCGGTAGGTATGTTAGGTACCTTTGCGGCTTTAGATTTCGTGCTCTTCTACATATTCTGGGAACTGGTTCTTATCCCAATGTACTTTATTATCGGTATTTGGGGCGGCGAAAACCGTAACTACGCGGCCATCAAGTTCTTCCTGTATACATTGGCTGGAAGTGTCTTGATGCTGGTTGGTATACTTGCGCTTTACTTCACTTCTGGCCTGGGCACGTTTGATATGGTAAAGCTGATGCAATCAGGATACCATTCTTATCTGTCGACATTTATCTTTGTCACTTTCTTCCTAGGATTTGCGGTAAAGGTACCAATGTGGCCGTTCCACACGTGGCTGCCCGATGCGCACGTACAGGCTCCAACTGCAGGAAGCGTGCTGCTTGCAGGCATTCTTCTTAAGATGGGGACTTATGCGTTTATAAGAATCGTAGTTCAGATACTTCCGACCGAGTTTGCGAGGTTTGCACCGTTTGTTGCAGTTCTTGCCGTTATAAGTATTGTCTATGGAGCATATACAGCCCTTGCACAGAAGGATTTAAAGAAGATGGTTGCTTATTCAAGTGTGAGCCATATGGGCTACGTTATGCTGGGCATAGCGGCTCTTACTCAGGTATCGCTAAATGGAGCCGTGTTGCAGATGGTAAACCACGGGCTTATAACTGGCATGCTCTTTTTGATGGTCGGATATATTTATGAAAGGACTCATACGCGCGATATTGCGAAACTCGGTGGGCTTTCGATCAAGATTCCGATTCTTGGCGGTATGTTCGTGTTTGCGGCGCTGGCATCCCTTGGATTGCCGGGCTTAAGTGGGTTTGTAGGTGAGATTCTGATAATGCTTGGTTCGTATGGGGCTTTTAAGGTCTACACGATTCTTGCAGTTATTACGCTTGCTCTCACCGCATTCTATCTGATACGGGCAAATCAGAATGCCATATTTGGCGTTCCGCAGGCATGGATGGGCAATTTCAATGATGCAAACGGCAGAGAGCTTGTAAGTGCCCTGCCATTGATATTCATGATTGTCGCGATAGGGGTTTACCCGCAGCCATTCTTGCATTATATTAATCCTGCTGTCGATGCAGTGTTGCAAATAGTAGGTAAATAAAAAGAGGTATAGCTGGGATGGATTTTTCACAAATTAATTGGATGGCTCTAATGCCGGAAATAATAATACTGGGCTTTGCGGTAATAGTTCTACTGGGAGAGCTCTTTTTGACCGCTGCGGCAAAGAGGTCGTTGGGTGCCGTTACTCTTATTGGTTTGCTGATAAGCTTAGCGAGCGTAGTCAATATCTGGGGCTTGGAAGTAAGCGAGTTTAATGGGATGTTTGAAGTTGACCTCACTGCAAATATACTAAAGGCTATCCTTTTGGCAACTACCGCACTTGTTGTCCTTGGAACTCTAAAAACAAGAGTTACATTGGGTGAGGGAGAGTTCTTCAGCCTGATCCTGTTTTCGGTGTTGGGCACTATGTTTATGGCCTCGGCAACCGATATGATCATGCTTTTTATAGCGCTTGAACTAACAGTCCTTCCGGCGTATGTCCTGGTAGCCAGCAAAAAAGATGCAAAATCGGCTGAAGCAGCCTTAAAATATTTCCTTCTGGGTATTGTAGCCTCAGTAGTTCTGCTATATGGCATGACCCTCTTGTTTGGTTTGACCGGCTCCACAGGCTTTGCCGATATTGCGCATAAGTTAAGCGGAAAGGCGATAAGCCCAATGCTGGTCGTCTCTATATTGATGATCATGGTAGGTCTAGGCTTTAAAGTTGCCGCTGTACCGTTCCATTTCTGGGCGCCGGATGTTTACGAGGGGTCGCCAGTTCCAGTAGCATCGTACCTTTCAGCCGGACCTAAAGCCGGGGGTTTCGCCGCACTCATCCACCTTTTCCCAGTTGCGCTCGCTTCGGTCACGCCGGCCTGGGCAGCTCTATTTGCCATCTTGGCAGTTATGAGCATGTTTATCGGAAACCTGGTCGCACTTGCGCAGAGCCAGGTAAGAAGGCTTCTTGGATATTCAGCAGTTGCGCATACTGGTTATCTGCTGGTTGGCCTTGCGGTTGCCAGCAAAATCGGATATACATCCATGATATTTTACTTCTTCGTTTACTCGCTGGCTGCGCTTGGTGCTTTCCTCGTTGTGCTTGCAACGACAGAGCGGGGGATAGGGGAGAATGTAACAGACTTTGCGGGCTTACACAAGAGGGCCCCGATGCTTGCTATTGCGATGGCTATATTCTTGTTCTCTCTGGTAGGAATTCCGCCGTTTGCGGGTTTCATGGGTAAGCTTTTCCTGTTTAAATCAGCTGTAGAGTCGAACCTCATCTGGCTTGCAGTAGTCGGTGTACTAAACAGCGTGATATCGTTTGGGTACTACGTAACAGTTATCAGGCAAATGTACCTGGTAAAACCAGAGAGCAGTGAGACTGTCATAGTATCAAGACCCTTATACCTTTCCATAATGCTTATTATGGCCGCTATAATCCTCCTGGGTGTTTACCCGACAGCTTTTCTGTCTATAATTAAGCTATAGATGGCAATCAGGAGGGGTTTGAATGGAAGAGCAGAGCTTTGCTCTTATGTTAAGGCGTGCCCTAACAGAGTACGATTTTGAACGTATTGACATAAGACCTGATCAAGCATCGGTGACCCTAAAAAGGGAAGTATATGCTGAGGATAGTAAAAGCGATACTCTTGAGTTTAATTTCTCAGATCCTGTCCTTATAAAAGTCCTTGAACACCTGAAATCGTATTTGCCCTCGATGTAGGTAGCCCTGGTGTTGCCCTCGTTAACTTGCCAATAAAAATTGCTGAAAAAACGAAGTACCATTAACGCTGAATGAAGCCCAAAAGGCCTGTAAAGGGCCTATACTTGTCTTGGCACAAAGGTTTCGCAATCTGCGTGGTTTTCGTGCCAATCAACTGTGACCCCTGGTGCCCCGCAAGCCAGGTCTGCATTATAGCGGCAAAGCAACACGTTGCAGCCGCCGACATTGCCCTGTGGGCTTTCGATTTCACTGCCACCAACCCCAGGTCTAAATGTATCGCAAGCAGGGTGTTCCTGGCCTACATGGATAGAAGAGGCGTGGCAGAGCTTTCCCTCATTATAGACGCAACTGTGCACCGTACAGGCTAAAACAGGTGGTGTAGGCATGACATACCTCCTAGTAGAAATATTTTATTCTAGGATAATTTTTGGTTTTATTTACCCAATGTAGGGAAAAATATTGAAAAATTAGCCCTTACGAGCGCAAGTTCAAGTACTGTAATACGGCAGTTATTTTTAAGAAAAAAGCTAAAGTTGTGCTGGATAATGCCGATAATAATAATGTCAGCCAAGGCGGGAAAAATAGAAGCTTTGGCGAGGGCTTCTAGGTCGTGGCAGACGTC is a window from the Bacillota bacterium genome containing:
- a CDS encoding NADH-quinone oxidoreductase subunit N; amino-acid sequence: MDFSQINWMALMPEIIILGFAVIVLLGELFLTAAAKRSLGAVTLIGLLISLASVVNIWGLEVSEFNGMFEVDLTANILKAILLATTALVVLGTLKTRVTLGEGEFFSLILFSVLGTMFMASATDMIMLFIALELTVLPAYVLVASKKDAKSAEAALKYFLLGIVASVVLLYGMTLLFGLTGSTGFADIAHKLSGKAISPMLVVSILMIMVGLGFKVAAVPFHFWAPDVYEGSPVPVASYLSAGPKAGGFAALIHLFPVALASVTPAWAALFAILAVMSMFIGNLVALAQSQVRRLLGYSAVAHTGYLLVGLAVASKIGYTSMIFYFFVYSLAALGAFLVVLATTERGIGENVTDFAGLHKRAPMLAIAMAIFLFSLVGIPPFAGFMGKLFLFKSAVESNLIWLAVVGVLNSVISFGYYVTVIRQMYLVKPESSETVIVSRPLYLSIMLIMAAIILLGVYPTAFLSIIKL
- a CDS encoding DUF1540 domain-containing protein — protein: MPTPPVLACTVHSCVYNEGKLCHASSIHVGQEHPACDTFRPGVGGSEIESPQGNVGGCNVLLCRYNADLACGAPGVTVDWHENHADCETFVPRQV
- a CDS encoding NADH-quinone oxidoreductase subunit M, producing the protein MSYPILSIIILLPIAGALLLQFIPRRQANLIRTVALLVTLIDLAFGTVLLANYKAGQATMQFVEKLAWVPKAGISYFVGLDGISMPLFELTLLLMVVSVLASWSIKERVREHYSLMLLLAVGMLGTFAALDFVLFYIFWELVLIPMYFIIGIWGGENRNYAAIKFFLYTLAGSVLMLVGILALYFTSGLGTFDMVKLMQSGYHSYLSTFIFVTFFLGFAVKVPMWPFHTWLPDAHVQAPTAGSVLLAGILLKMGTYAFIRIVVQILPTEFARFAPFVAVLAVISIVYGAYTALAQKDLKKMVAYSSVSHMGYVMLGIAALTQVSLNGAVLQMVNHGLITGMLFLMVGYIYERTHTRDIAKLGGLSIKIPILGGMFVFAALASLGLPGLSGFVGEILIMLGSYGAFKVYTILAVITLALTAFYLIRANQNAIFGVPQAWMGNFNDANGRELVSALPLIFMIVAIGVYPQPFLHYINPAVDAVLQIVGK